The Methylomonas koyamae genome has a segment encoding these proteins:
- the rpsN gene encoding 30S ribosomal protein S14, whose amino-acid sequence MAKKSMIARETKRAGLIKKYESKRNALKEVIRSPGASFEEKETAQIQLQKLPRDSSKSRLRNRCKLTGRPHGYYRKFGLSRNKLREATMRGDVPGLSKASW is encoded by the coding sequence ATGGCAAAAAAATCTATGATTGCACGCGAAACCAAACGTGCAGGTTTAATCAAAAAATACGAAAGTAAAAGAAATGCGCTGAAAGAAGTCATTCGTTCGCCGGGTGCTTCTTTTGAAGAAAAGGAGACCGCGCAGATTCAATTGCAGAAATTACCCAGAGACTCCAGCAAATCCAGATTACGTAATCGTTGTAAGCTCACCGGGCGGCCGCACGGATACTACAGAAAATTTGGTTTGAGCAGAAATAAGCTAAGAGAAGCGACAATGCGAGGCGATGTGCCCGGATTGTCGAAAGCTAGCTGGTAA
- the rpsH gene encoding 30S ribosomal protein S8, with protein sequence MSMTDPIADMLTRIRNGQSAGKKNVKMPSSKLKLAIAKVLKEEGYISDYKTEITGSHTEMTIELKYYNGVPVIESVKRVSRPGLRIYKSKDELPKVLGGLGIAIVSTSNGVMTDRAARAIGHGGEVICTVC encoded by the coding sequence ATGAGTATGACAGATCCGATAGCAGACATGTTGACCAGAATCAGAAATGGTCAGTCTGCGGGTAAAAAGAATGTGAAAATGCCTTCTTCTAAATTAAAGCTCGCGATTGCGAAAGTTCTGAAGGAAGAAGGTTACATCAGCGATTACAAGACCGAAATAACAGGTAGTCACACTGAGATGACTATCGAGCTTAAGTACTACAACGGCGTGCCGGTTATTGAGAGTGTTAAGCGGGTTAGTCGGCCAGGTTTGAGGATATATAAGTCAAAGGATGAGTTGCCTAAGGTGCTCGGCGGCCTCGGTATCGCAATCGTATCAACTTCAAACGGTGTAATGACAGATCGCGCGGCTCGGGCAATTGGGCACGGCGGCGAAGTTATTTGTACCGTTTGCTAA
- the rpsS gene encoding 30S ribosomal protein S19: protein MPRSIKKGPFIDHHLLKKVEEAVRTNNRKPIKTWSRRSMISPDMLGLTIAVHNGKQHVPVLISENMVGHKLGEFSPTRTYKGHIADKKSR, encoded by the coding sequence GTGCCACGTTCAATTAAAAAAGGTCCATTTATTGATCATCACTTGCTGAAGAAAGTTGAAGAGGCGGTGAGAACAAATAATAGGAAACCAATTAAAACCTGGTCTAGACGGTCGATGATCAGTCCCGATATGTTGGGCTTGACTATTGCGGTTCATAATGGTAAGCAACACGTACCGGTATTGATTTCTGAGAATATGGTCGGTCATAAATTGGGTGAGTTCTCGCCGACGAGAACTTATAAAGGCCATATCGCTGACAAAAAATCGAGATAA
- the rplD gene encoding 50S ribosomal protein L4: protein MALQIPAINGGGSSQALEVSEAVFGQAFNETLIHQLVTKYLSAARAGTKAQKNRSAVSGGGLKPFRQKGTGRARAGTTRSPIWRTGGVTFAAQPRSFDQKLNKKMYKAGIRSIFSELLRQGRIAVCNDIIPESPKTKEFLAKIKGIEAKRLLVVADDLNENLILAARNLPYVAVVTPTSVDPVSLVAADQVIATATALKQIEERLA, encoded by the coding sequence ATGGCATTACAAATACCTGCAATCAACGGCGGCGGTTCGTCACAGGCACTTGAAGTGTCAGAAGCCGTATTCGGCCAAGCATTTAACGAAACGTTAATCCATCAGCTTGTAACCAAATATTTGTCAGCTGCAAGGGCGGGCACGAAGGCACAAAAGAACCGGTCCGCGGTAAGTGGTGGTGGATTGAAGCCATTTAGGCAGAAAGGCACTGGCCGCGCTCGCGCTGGTACAACAAGAAGCCCGATCTGGCGTACTGGTGGTGTCACTTTCGCTGCGCAGCCAAGATCATTCGATCAGAAGCTGAACAAAAAAATGTATAAGGCGGGGATCCGCTCAATATTCTCCGAATTATTGAGACAAGGCCGAATTGCTGTATGCAACGACATAATTCCTGAGAGTCCAAAAACGAAAGAGTTCTTGGCAAAGATCAAAGGCATAGAGGCTAAGCGGTTGTTGGTTGTTGCGGATGACTTGAACGAGAATTTAATTTTGGCTGCAAGAAATTTGCCGTACGTCGCTGTGGTTACCCCGACAAGCGTTGATCCGGTGTCGTTGGTGGCGGCAGATCAGGTGATAGCGACCGCTACTGCACTGAAGCAAATAGAGGAGCGTTTGGCATGA
- the rpsC gene encoding 30S ribosomal protein S3, whose translation MGQKVHPTGIRLGIVKDWTSRWYANSQNYPVLLLQDLKVREYIKQKLAHASVSRVQINRPANNANITVHTARPGIVIGKKGEDIDILRQNISAMMGVPVQLNVEEIRKPELDAYLVAESIAQQLEKRIMYRRAMKRAVTNTMRLGAEGIKITVAGRLNGAEIARTEWYREGRVPLHTLRADIDYGTAEAKTTYGIIGIKVWIFKGEVFDMDAHTASLNAESKK comes from the coding sequence ATGGGACAAAAGGTTCATCCCACTGGGATTCGTCTCGGGATCGTAAAAGATTGGACTTCGAGATGGTATGCAAATAGCCAGAATTACCCTGTGCTTCTGCTGCAAGATTTGAAAGTTCGGGAATATATTAAGCAGAAATTAGCGCACGCCTCGGTGAGTCGTGTCCAGATCAATCGTCCGGCCAATAACGCAAATATAACTGTGCATACGGCTCGCCCGGGTATTGTTATCGGCAAAAAAGGCGAGGACATAGATATATTGCGCCAGAATATTTCGGCAATGATGGGTGTTCCTGTCCAGTTAAATGTGGAAGAAATCCGGAAGCCGGAGTTGGATGCCTACTTGGTTGCCGAGAGCATCGCTCAGCAACTAGAGAAGCGCATTATGTATCGTCGCGCTATGAAGCGGGCTGTAACGAATACAATGAGGCTGGGTGCCGAAGGAATCAAGATCACAGTGGCCGGACGTTTGAACGGTGCTGAGATTGCTCGGACCGAATGGTACCGTGAAGGTCGCGTGCCGCTCCACACCTTGCGTGCAGATATAGATTACGGTACGGCTGAGGCAAAAACTACTTACGGTATCATCGGTATCAAAGTTTGGATATTCAAAGGCGAGGTTTTCGATATGGATGCGCATACCGCTTCGCTCAATGCCGAATCAAAAAAATAA
- the rplB gene encoding 50S ribosomal protein L2, which yields MAILKSKPTSPGSRFVVRVQNNDLHKGKPFAQLLEKKSNTGGRNNLGRITTRHIGGGHKKFYRIIDFKRDKTDIPAIVERIEYDPNRTANIALVLFRDGERRYIIAPKGIEIGQEILSSETTPVKVGNCMPLRNMPLGTTLHCVELKPGKGAQIARSAGTSVQLVAKDGAYVTVRLRSGEMRKVPSDCKGVVGEVSNSEHNLVSLGKAGAKRWRGVRPTVRGVAMNPVDHPHGGGEGRTSGGRHPVSPWGTPTKGYKTRKNKRTDNMIVRRRKQK from the coding sequence ATGGCTATTCTAAAATCAAAGCCGACATCTCCAGGTTCTCGGTTTGTAGTGCGTGTACAAAATAATGATTTGCATAAGGGTAAGCCATTTGCACAACTACTAGAAAAAAAGAGCAATACCGGTGGTCGCAATAATTTGGGTCGGATTACAACGCGCCACATCGGCGGCGGCCACAAGAAGTTTTATCGAATCATCGATTTTAAGCGCGATAAAACAGACATTCCAGCAATCGTCGAGCGCATAGAGTACGATCCAAACAGAACTGCGAATATCGCGTTGGTTTTGTTTAGGGATGGGGAGCGTCGATACATAATTGCACCCAAAGGCATCGAAATCGGGCAAGAGATATTGAGTTCCGAAACCACTCCTGTGAAGGTAGGTAACTGCATGCCTCTGCGTAACATGCCATTAGGTACGACTTTGCATTGCGTAGAGCTAAAGCCTGGTAAAGGTGCGCAAATAGCAAGAAGTGCCGGTACTTCGGTGCAGTTGGTTGCTAAAGATGGTGCATACGTTACTGTGAGATTGCGTTCCGGCGAAATGAGAAAAGTGCCTTCTGACTGCAAGGGTGTCGTCGGCGAGGTTTCAAACTCAGAGCATAACTTGGTTTCGTTGGGCAAGGCTGGTGCCAAGAGATGGCGTGGCGTCAGGCCTACTGTGCGAGGTGTTGCTATGAACCCTGTAGACCATCCGCACGGTGGTGGTGAAGGTAGAACATCCGGCGGTCGACATCCTGTGTCTCCCTGGGGTACTCCTACTAAGGGTTATAAAACCAGAAAAAATAAACGTACTGACAACATGATTGTCAGACGCCGTAAGCAAAAATAA
- the tuf gene encoding elongation factor Tu: MAKEKFERKKPHVNVGTIGHVDHGKTTLTAALTKVMAELQGGEAKAFDQIDNAPEERARGITISTSHVEYESANRHYAHVDCPGHADYVKNMITGAAQMDGAILVCSAADGPMPQTREHILLSRQVGVPYIVVFLNKADMVDDAELIELVEMEIRELLNQYEFPGDDTPIIVGSALKALEGEQSEIGVQSVVKLVEALDSYIPEPQRAIDGKFLMPIEDVFSISGRGTVVTGRVERGIIKVGEEVEIVGIRDTQKTTCTGVEMFRKLLDQGQAGDNVGILLRGTKRDDVERGQVLAHVNSIKPHSHFKAEIYVLSKEEGGRHTPFFNGYRPQFYFRTTDVTGAVELPEGVEMVMPGDNISVTVKLISPIAMEDGLRFAIREGGRTVGAGVVASIVE, encoded by the coding sequence ATGGCTAAAGAAAAATTTGAAAGAAAGAAACCGCACGTAAACGTAGGGACGATCGGCCACGTTGACCACGGCAAAACCACGCTGACAGCGGCTTTGACCAAAGTGATGGCTGAACTGCAAGGTGGCGAAGCGAAAGCATTCGATCAAATCGACAACGCACCCGAAGAGCGCGCTCGCGGTATCACCATTTCAACATCTCACGTTGAATATGAGTCAGCGAATCGCCATTACGCCCACGTTGACTGCCCGGGTCACGCCGACTACGTCAAAAACATGATTACCGGTGCCGCTCAAATGGATGGCGCTATTCTGGTTTGCTCCGCTGCCGACGGCCCGATGCCGCAAACGCGTGAGCACATCCTGTTGTCTCGCCAAGTAGGTGTTCCTTACATCGTCGTGTTCCTGAACAAAGCCGATATGGTTGACGATGCTGAGTTGATCGAACTGGTTGAGATGGAAATTCGCGAGTTGTTGAACCAATACGAATTCCCGGGCGACGACACCCCAATCATCGTTGGTTCAGCGTTGAAGGCACTGGAAGGCGAGCAAAGCGAAATCGGTGTCCAATCGGTTGTTAAACTGGTTGAGGCGCTGGACAGCTACATCCCAGAGCCGCAACGTGCGATCGACGGCAAATTCCTGATGCCGATCGAAGACGTATTCTCCATTTCCGGTCGCGGTACCGTGGTAACCGGTCGTGTAGAGCGCGGTATTATCAAAGTTGGCGAAGAGGTTGAAATCGTCGGTATTCGCGATACCCAAAAAACCACCTGCACCGGTGTCGAAATGTTCCGCAAATTGCTGGACCAAGGCCAAGCCGGTGACAACGTCGGTATCCTGCTGCGTGGTACTAAACGTGACGATGTCGAGCGGGGTCAGGTATTGGCGCACGTAAACAGCATCAAGCCGCACTCCCATTTCAAAGCGGAAATCTACGTATTGTCGAAAGAAGAGGGTGGTCGTCACACCCCATTCTTCAACGGCTACCGTCCGCAATTCTACTTCAGAACGACTGACGTAACCGGTGCGGTTGAGCTGCCTGAAGGCGTAGAAATGGTAATGCCGGGCGACAATATCTCCGTCACCGTTAAATTGATCTCGCCGATCGCGATGGAAGACGGCTTGCGCTTCGCGATCCGCGAAGGTGGTCGTACCGTAGGTGCGGGTGTTGTGGCTTCTATTGTCGAGTAA
- the rplP gene encoding 50S ribosomal protein L16 — MLQPKRTKFRKQHTGRNNGTALRGSSVSFGEYGLKSISRGRMTARQIEAARRAISRHVKRGGKIWIRIFPDKPITKKPLEVRMGKGKGSVEYWVAQIKPGTMLFEIEGVSEELAREAFELAAAKLPVKTTFSARTIM; from the coding sequence ATGCTTCAACCAAAAAGAACCAAGTTCCGCAAACAACACACTGGGCGAAACAACGGAACCGCGTTGCGTGGGTCGTCTGTTAGCTTCGGAGAGTACGGTTTGAAATCGATAAGTCGTGGTAGAATGACCGCCCGACAAATTGAGGCGGCCCGTCGAGCTATTAGTCGGCATGTCAAACGGGGCGGAAAAATTTGGATCCGTATTTTTCCTGACAAGCCAATCACTAAAAAGCCTTTAGAAGTTCGTATGGGTAAAGGCAAAGGTAGTGTAGAATACTGGGTTGCTCAAATTAAGCCTGGAACCATGCTGTTCGAGATAGAAGGTGTATCTGAAGAGTTGGCAAGAGAGGCGTTTGAGCTCGCGGCCGCCAAGCTGCCAGTAAAAACAACGTTTTCTGCTCGGACGATAATGTAA
- the rpmC gene encoding 50S ribosomal protein L29 — protein sequence MKAIELRSKSRDELSQTLLELSREQFNLRMQKGTGQLAKPSQVKAVRKDIARINTILSELARA from the coding sequence ATGAAAGCAATAGAATTGAGAAGTAAAAGTAGGGATGAATTAAGCCAAACTTTGTTGGAATTGTCTCGTGAGCAATTTAATCTTCGGATGCAGAAGGGCACAGGCCAACTTGCTAAGCCTAGTCAAGTAAAGGCGGTCAGAAAAGACATAGCCCGTATTAATACTATCTTGAGCGAATTGGCAAGGGCTTGA
- the rpsJ gene encoding 30S ribosomal protein S10, with protein sequence MANQTIRIQLKAFDHKLIDQSAGEIVETAKRTGAQVKGPIPLPTRKERFTVLISPHVNKDARDQYELRTYKRLLDIVEPTDKTVDALMKLDLAAGVDVQIKLK encoded by the coding sequence ATGGCAAATCAAACTATCAGAATCCAATTGAAAGCCTTCGATCACAAACTGATCGATCAGTCGGCAGGAGAGATAGTAGAGACAGCAAAGCGAACCGGGGCTCAAGTTAAAGGCCCGATTCCTTTGCCTACTAGAAAAGAGCGCTTTACCGTATTGATCTCGCCTCACGTCAACAAAGACGCGCGCGACCAATACGAATTGAGAACTTATAAGCGGTTGTTGGACATTGTCGAACCTACCGATAAGACCGTTGACGCCTTGATGAAGCTTGATCTGGCGGCTGGGGTTGATGTTCAAATTAAGCTGAAATAA
- the rplX gene encoding 50S ribosomal protein L24, giving the protein MQKIKQGDEVIVCVGKEKGKLGRISKVLENDRVLVEGVNLVKKHQRGNPNLGISGGIVDKNMPIHVSNIAIFNPKTKKADRVGFRLEADGKKVRFFKSTKEAIGD; this is encoded by the coding sequence ATGCAAAAAATTAAGCAAGGCGACGAAGTTATCGTTTGTGTAGGAAAGGAAAAAGGCAAGCTAGGGCGGATTTCAAAAGTATTGGAGAACGACCGGGTTTTGGTGGAAGGTGTTAATTTGGTTAAAAAACACCAAAGAGGCAATCCTAATCTTGGTATTTCCGGTGGGATTGTTGATAAAAACATGCCTATTCACGTTTCAAACATAGCTATATTCAACCCGAAAACCAAGAAGGCCGATCGAGTGGGTTTTAGGCTTGAAGCTGATGGTAAGAAAGTTAGATTTTTTAAATCTACCAAAGAAGCTATCGGAGATTGA
- the fusA gene encoding elongation factor G: MSRKTPIERYRNIGIMAHIDAGKTTTTERILYYTGVSHKIGEVHDGAATMDWMEQEQERGITITSAATTCFWSGMDRANEQHRINIIDTPGHVDFTIEVERSLRVLDGACAVFCAVGGVEPQSETVWRQANKYAVPRVVFVNKMDRVGADFLRVVSQIKSRLGASVVPMQLPIGSEDSFKGVADLLKMKAIYWSEADMGLEFVESEIPEELLGECAKWREHMLEAAAEGSDALMEKYLEQGELSESEIKAGIRARVLANELVPAFCGSAFKNKGVQCLLDAVIDYLPSPVDISSVSGLNDAGEKIFRYAKDDEPFSALAFKIAADPFVGTLTFFRVYSGVLKSGDTALNATKNKRERIGRIVQMHANSRVEISEVRAGDIAALVGLKEVTTGDTFCEMGSPVLLEKMEFPEPVISVAVEPKTKADQDKLGNALSKLAQEDPSFRVNSDPESGQTIISGMGELHLEIIVDRMKREFGVAANVGAPQVAYRETVTKVVESEGKFVRQTGGKGQYGHVWLRIEPKELGSGYEFVNEIVGGVVPKEYIPAIDKGVQEQMENGVLAGFPVVDVKVSLFDGSYHDVDSNEMAFKIAGSMSFRDGAKAACPVLLEPIMKVEVVTPEEYMGDVVGDINRRRGLIHGVDDVPAGKVVQCEVPLAEMFGYATDLRSATQGRATYSMQFEKYNEAPANIAEAIIRKVS; this comes from the coding sequence GTGTCTCGAAAGACGCCTATAGAGCGCTATCGTAATATAGGCATCATGGCTCATATCGATGCCGGGAAGACAACAACAACTGAAAGAATACTTTACTACACCGGCGTCTCTCATAAGATTGGTGAGGTTCACGATGGTGCGGCAACCATGGATTGGATGGAGCAAGAGCAGGAGCGCGGAATTACCATCACATCTGCTGCCACAACCTGCTTTTGGTCGGGGATGGATCGCGCTAACGAGCAGCATAGGATCAATATTATTGATACCCCCGGCCATGTAGATTTTACTATCGAGGTCGAGCGGTCTCTCAGGGTTCTCGATGGTGCTTGTGCGGTGTTTTGTGCGGTTGGAGGGGTCGAGCCGCAATCTGAAACTGTGTGGCGGCAAGCAAATAAATACGCGGTGCCTCGTGTGGTGTTCGTCAATAAGATGGATCGTGTTGGGGCGGACTTTCTAAGGGTGGTTAGTCAGATAAAAAGCCGTTTGGGTGCTTCGGTGGTTCCGATGCAATTGCCGATCGGTTCGGAAGACTCGTTCAAAGGTGTCGCTGATCTTCTGAAAATGAAAGCCATTTATTGGTCCGAAGCCGATATGGGCTTGGAGTTCGTAGAGTCAGAAATTCCCGAAGAGTTGCTGGGCGAGTGTGCTAAATGGCGTGAACACATGCTGGAGGCGGCGGCGGAAGGTTCGGACGCATTGATGGAGAAATACTTGGAGCAAGGAGAGCTCTCAGAATCGGAGATAAAGGCAGGAATAAGGGCGCGGGTGTTGGCTAATGAATTGGTTCCTGCCTTCTGTGGTTCGGCTTTTAAAAATAAAGGGGTCCAATGTTTATTGGATGCCGTAATCGACTATCTTCCTTCTCCAGTCGATATTAGTTCTGTTTCTGGTTTGAATGATGCCGGAGAAAAAATTTTTAGGTATGCCAAGGATGATGAGCCATTTTCGGCCTTGGCATTTAAGATTGCAGCTGACCCGTTTGTAGGTACGCTAACGTTCTTTCGGGTTTATTCGGGTGTGCTTAAGTCCGGCGATACTGCGCTGAACGCGACCAAGAATAAACGCGAGCGCATAGGCCGGATTGTGCAAATGCATGCAAATAGCCGCGTAGAGATAAGTGAAGTTAGGGCTGGGGATATTGCTGCGCTAGTTGGGCTGAAAGAAGTTACAACTGGAGACACGTTCTGCGAGATGGGTTCTCCAGTGTTGTTGGAAAAAATGGAGTTCCCTGAGCCGGTTATTTCGGTAGCGGTCGAACCCAAGACGAAAGCAGATCAAGACAAGCTAGGCAATGCGCTATCAAAGTTGGCGCAAGAAGATCCCTCCTTTCGCGTGAACTCCGATCCTGAGTCCGGGCAAACGATCATATCCGGGATGGGTGAGTTGCATCTGGAAATTATTGTGGACCGGATGAAAAGAGAGTTTGGTGTCGCGGCCAATGTGGGCGCGCCACAAGTTGCTTACCGGGAGACGGTAACGAAAGTCGTAGAAAGCGAAGGTAAATTTGTTAGGCAGACTGGCGGCAAAGGGCAATATGGTCATGTCTGGTTGCGCATCGAACCAAAGGAGCTTGGTTCCGGTTACGAGTTTGTCAATGAAATAGTTGGAGGAGTTGTTCCTAAGGAATACATACCGGCTATCGATAAAGGGGTTCAAGAGCAAATGGAAAACGGTGTATTAGCCGGCTTTCCGGTTGTTGATGTAAAGGTTAGTTTATTCGATGGTTCATATCATGATGTCGATTCGAATGAAATGGCTTTCAAAATAGCAGGATCTATGAGCTTTAGGGATGGAGCAAAGGCTGCGTGTCCGGTATTGCTGGAGCCGATTATGAAGGTTGAAGTCGTTACTCCCGAAGAATATATGGGGGATGTGGTTGGTGACATCAATCGGCGTAGGGGGCTGATTCACGGAGTGGATGATGTGCCCGCGGGCAAGGTAGTTCAGTGTGAGGTCCCGCTAGCGGAGATGTTCGGTTACGCTACCGATCTTCGTTCGGCCACTCAGGGCCGAGCTACTTATAGTATGCAGTTTGAAAAATATAACGAAGCACCTGCAAATATTGCGGAAGCGATTATTAGAAAAGTATCTTAA
- the rplW gene encoding 50S ribosomal protein L23, whose protein sequence is MSDQKVKLANILYAPIISEKSSNAADQNNQFVFKVQKTATKLQIKKAVELMFGVKVESVRVLNVKGKIKRFGRALGKRSDWKKAYVKLQSGHNIELATA, encoded by the coding sequence ATGAGCGATCAGAAGGTAAAATTAGCTAATATTTTGTACGCACCGATCATTTCTGAAAAGAGTTCTAACGCTGCGGATCAAAATAACCAATTCGTATTTAAAGTACAAAAAACAGCGACTAAGCTGCAAATCAAAAAAGCGGTTGAGTTGATGTTCGGCGTGAAAGTGGAGTCGGTTCGCGTGCTAAATGTTAAGGGAAAGATTAAGCGATTCGGACGCGCATTGGGTAAACGCTCAGACTGGAAAAAAGCATATGTGAAATTGCAGTCGGGCCATAACATCGAACTTGCAACAGCATAA
- the rplE gene encoding 50S ribosomal protein L5 has translation MSRLEKKYKEEIVPALINQFGYKTVMQVPKLTKITLNMGVGGAVADKKVLQSAVSDMEKISGQKAVITLARKSIAGFKIRDDMPIGCKVTLRSDRMYEFLDRLITISIPRIRDFRGMSSKSFDGRGNYSVGIKEQIIFPEIDYDKIDALRGMDICITTTAKTDEEGLALLKLFNFPFKN, from the coding sequence ATGTCCAGATTAGAAAAGAAATACAAAGAAGAAATAGTTCCGGCTCTGATTAATCAGTTCGGCTATAAGACCGTAATGCAAGTGCCCAAGCTGACGAAAATCACGCTTAACATGGGTGTCGGTGGTGCGGTCGCCGACAAGAAAGTTCTCCAGTCAGCGGTTTCCGATATGGAAAAAATATCGGGACAAAAAGCAGTTATCACGCTAGCTCGTAAATCTATAGCTGGTTTTAAGATTCGTGACGACATGCCTATTGGCTGCAAGGTAACGTTACGAAGCGATAGAATGTATGAGTTTTTGGATAGGCTCATCACTATTTCAATACCTCGAATTCGCGATTTCAGGGGGATGAGTTCCAAGAGTTTTGACGGAAGGGGGAACTATTCCGTCGGAATCAAGGAGCAAATTATATTTCCAGAAATCGATTATGACAAAATAGACGCTCTTCGTGGGATGGATATTTGTATTACTACGACAGCGAAAACCGATGAAGAAGGTTTGGCGTTGTTGAAGCTGTTCAATTTTCCATTTAAAAACTAA
- the rpsQ gene encoding 30S ribosomal protein S17, with amino-acid sequence MSENTESVRKVTGRVVSNKMDKTASVLVERLVKHPVYGKYIKRSTKLLVHDENNVCQEGDIVAIASCRPISKNKSFKLLEVIETSNK; translated from the coding sequence ATGAGTGAGAATACAGAAAGTGTGCGTAAAGTTACAGGCCGAGTGGTCAGTAACAAAATGGACAAAACCGCTTCCGTTTTAGTGGAAAGGCTGGTTAAGCATCCTGTGTACGGCAAATACATTAAGCGCTCAACTAAGTTGCTGGTTCACGACGAGAATAATGTATGTCAGGAAGGCGATATTGTCGCAATTGCCTCATGCAGGCCGATTTCAAAAAACAAATCATTCAAGTTGCTGGAAGTTATAGAGACTTCTAACAAGTAA
- the rplV gene encoding 50S ribosomal protein L22 encodes MEVSAKLSNAPLSAQKARLVGDQIRGLPVENALNVLNFSSKKAAAIFKKVLESAIANAEHNENADVDELRVSTVFVNEGRTMKRISARAKGRANHILKRTCHITIKVAEK; translated from the coding sequence GTGGAAGTATCGGCAAAATTGAGTAACGCTCCGTTGTCGGCGCAAAAAGCCCGCTTGGTGGGTGACCAGATTAGAGGGTTGCCCGTTGAAAACGCTTTAAATGTCTTGAATTTCAGCTCTAAAAAAGCTGCTGCGATTTTTAAGAAAGTACTTGAGTCAGCTATCGCCAACGCTGAGCACAACGAAAATGCAGACGTCGACGAATTGAGGGTGTCCACCGTTTTCGTTAACGAGGGCCGCACTATGAAGCGGATCTCAGCTCGAGCAAAAGGGCGGGCGAATCATATTTTGAAAAGAACTTGCCATATAACAATCAAAGTAGCAGAGAAATAG
- the rplN gene encoding 50S ribosomal protein L14, whose protein sequence is MIQMQTSLDVADNSGAKKVMCIKVLGGSHRRYAGIGDIIKVSVKDAMPRTRVKKGDVYNALVVRTKRGVRRADGSVIRFDGNAAVILNNQLQPIGTRIFGPVTRELRGDKFMKIISLAPEVL, encoded by the coding sequence ATGATTCAGATGCAAACTAGCCTTGACGTCGCCGACAACAGTGGCGCAAAAAAGGTCATGTGTATCAAGGTTCTTGGGGGATCGCACCGCCGTTATGCCGGCATAGGCGACATTATCAAAGTAAGTGTAAAAGACGCAATGCCTCGTACTCGTGTTAAAAAGGGTGACGTCTACAACGCTTTGGTAGTAAGAACAAAAAGGGGTGTTCGTAGGGCCGACGGCTCTGTTATCCGCTTCGACGGAAATGCAGCGGTCATTTTAAATAACCAGCTTCAACCGATCGGTACGCGTATTTTTGGGCCAGTTACACGAGAGCTGAGAGGTGATAAGTTTATGAAAATCATCTCATTAGCCCCAGAAGTGCTATAA
- the rplC gene encoding 50S ribosomal protein L3, translated as MSIGLIGRKCGMTRIFCEDGSSVPVTVLHVDSNRVIQVKSLENDGYRAIQVAAGDVKSSKVNKAMAGHYASANVTAGRGLWEFRLGEDEGVELAPGSELNINLFSAGQIVDVAGTSIGKGFAGTVKRHNFRTQDATHGNSRSHRVPGSSGMNQTPGRVFKGKKMCGHMGAAKTTVQNLKIHAVDIERNLILVRGAVPGAKGGDVVITPAVKMINKG; from the coding sequence ATGTCAATAGGTCTTATTGGTCGTAAATGTGGTATGACCAGAATATTTTGCGAAGATGGTTCTTCGGTACCGGTAACCGTGCTTCATGTCGACTCTAACCGGGTCATACAAGTAAAGAGCTTGGAAAATGACGGTTATCGCGCAATCCAAGTGGCCGCCGGTGACGTAAAGTCTTCTAAGGTCAATAAAGCGATGGCGGGCCACTATGCTTCTGCCAACGTCACTGCAGGTAGAGGGTTGTGGGAATTTAGGTTAGGCGAAGACGAGGGTGTCGAGTTAGCGCCTGGCTCAGAGCTCAACATTAATCTGTTTTCGGCTGGCCAAATTGTCGATGTTGCTGGTACTTCTATCGGTAAAGGATTCGCCGGTACGGTTAAACGACACAACTTTAGAACTCAGGACGCAACGCACGGTAACTCTCGTTCTCACAGGGTTCCGGGTTCAAGCGGTATGAACCAAACACCGGGCCGGGTATTTAAAGGCAAAAAGATGTGCGGGCATATGGGGGCGGCTAAGACCACCGTGCAGAATCTTAAGATTCATGCTGTCGACATCGAGCGGAATTTAATCCTCGTCAGAGGTGCCGTGCCGGGCGCGAAAGGTGGTGATGTAGTTATCACCCCGGCGGTAAAAATGATTAATAAAGGTTAA